A genomic stretch from Glaciecola nitratireducens FR1064 includes:
- the trmA gene encoding tRNA (uridine(54)-C5)-methyltransferase TrmA: MSVDLSEKYQRQLDEKTNRVKELLSTFYESTIDIYASQPSNFRMRAEFRIWHDGPDTYHIMFDKVDKEQYRVDQLAAASKVINSGMQIMTEAFAGNEVLRRKLFQVDYLSTLTEELLVTMIYHKQLDEEWEAEIQQLKSAFPKHFNVNFIGRSKKQKVMLDNDFVIEKLSIKDKTYQFKQIENSFTQPNAKVNCSMIEWAMAQVNDKSRDLLELYCGSGNFSVPLASCFKSVLATEISKTSVNAAQFNIAANNIDNLDIVRLSSEEFVEAMTGVREFKRLKDVNLSDYDFSTVLVDPPRAGIDDKTIALIQRFDNIIYISCNPLTLADNLQELSKTHKVKRAALFDQFPFTEHIESGVYLERR; the protein is encoded by the coding sequence ATGTCAGTCGATCTTAGCGAAAAATATCAACGTCAACTTGATGAGAAAACGAATAGAGTCAAAGAGTTACTCTCTACGTTTTATGAATCAACAATTGATATTTACGCCTCTCAGCCCAGTAATTTTAGAATGAGAGCGGAATTTCGGATTTGGCATGACGGGCCTGATACCTACCACATCATGTTTGATAAAGTGGATAAAGAACAATATCGAGTAGACCAATTGGCAGCAGCAAGTAAGGTCATTAACAGTGGTATGCAGATAATGACGGAAGCGTTTGCAGGAAACGAAGTACTCAGAAGGAAGCTATTCCAAGTTGATTATTTGAGTACGCTCACTGAAGAGCTTTTGGTAACAATGATTTATCACAAGCAGCTTGATGAAGAGTGGGAAGCTGAAATTCAACAATTAAAATCAGCCTTTCCTAAACATTTTAACGTTAACTTTATTGGTCGCTCGAAAAAACAAAAAGTTATGTTAGATAATGACTTCGTTATAGAGAAACTCTCAATAAAAGATAAGACATACCAATTTAAACAAATTGAAAATAGCTTTACGCAACCTAACGCAAAAGTAAATTGCAGTATGATTGAGTGGGCTATGGCGCAAGTGAACGACAAAAGTAGAGACTTGTTGGAGCTGTATTGTGGCTCAGGTAATTTTTCTGTCCCTTTGGCTAGCTGCTTCAAAAGCGTATTGGCTACAGAAATTTCAAAGACATCAGTTAACGCAGCTCAGTTTAATATAGCCGCGAACAACATTGACAACCTCGATATAGTGAGACTTTCTAGCGAGGAGTTTGTTGAAGCAATGACGGGCGTAAGAGAATTTAAGCGCCTAAAAGACGTGAATTTAAGCGACTATGATTTTTCAACCGTTTTAGTCGATCCTCCAAGGGCAGGTATAGACGACAAAACGATAGCGCTTATCCAGCGCTTCGATAACATCATTTACATATCGTGCAATCCACTCACCTTAGCGGACAATTTACAAGAACTCAGCAAAACACACAAAGTTAAACGCGCGGCGCTATTCGACCAGTTTCCATTTACAGAACACATTGAAAGTGGCGTTTATTTGGAGCGTCGCTGA